One segment of Paraburkholderia bonniea DNA contains the following:
- a CDS encoding UbiX family flavin prenyltransferase: MSLAATPKRRLIVAITGATGAIYAIRLLETLRRLGGIETHLLVSGAGWLNIQHELTLSRNEVHALADVVHSVRDVGASIASGSFATDGMIVAPCSMKTLASIAHGLSDNLVTRAADVTLKERRRLVLLVRETPFNLAHLRNMTAVTEMGGIIFPPLPAFYHHPSSIDEMVDHSVARVLDLFALGPALSPAWPGLRHNTAATPDAAAASLSHEHEQPDTPD; encoded by the coding sequence ATGTCATTAGCCGCCACTCCCAAACGCCGGCTAATTGTCGCCATCACGGGCGCTACCGGTGCGATCTACGCCATCCGCCTGCTTGAAACCCTCCGCCGCCTGGGGGGCATCGAAACCCATCTGCTCGTCTCTGGCGCAGGCTGGCTGAATATTCAGCACGAACTCACGCTGTCCAGAAACGAGGTCCACGCGCTCGCGGACGTCGTTCATTCAGTGCGTGATGTGGGTGCCAGTATCGCGTCGGGATCATTTGCTACTGACGGCATGATCGTCGCGCCCTGTTCCATGAAAACACTCGCCAGCATCGCGCACGGTCTGTCGGACAACCTGGTCACGCGCGCAGCCGATGTCACGCTCAAAGAGCGCCGCCGCCTTGTGCTGCTGGTGCGCGAAACACCGTTCAACCTCGCGCATCTGCGCAATATGACCGCCGTCACCGAAATGGGCGGCATCATCTTTCCGCCACTGCCGGCCTTTTACCACCACCCCTCATCCATCGACGAAATGGTCGACCACAGCGTCGCCAGGGTGCTAGACCTGTTTGCGCTCGGCCCCGCGCTCTCCCCTGCATGGCCCGGATTGCGTCACAACACGGCGGCCACACCTGACGCTGCGGCCGCCAGCCTCAGCCACGAGCACGAGCAGCCAGACACACCGGACTAA
- a CDS encoding DODA-type extradiol aromatic ring-opening family dioxygenase: MLPLPSLFLSHGAPTLPIDPSLPSAEFATLASSLPRPEAVLMLSAHWGTTEPVASISAQPKTIHDFNGFPRQLHEIQYPAPGAPDVARRAAVLLSDNGILAHTQPHGLDHGAWVPMLLMFPNADVPIAQLSIQPHLGAEHHFRMGRALRSLRNDGVMVIGSGQITHNLRAADFSAHRENADPRVVEFTDWFEARLAVRDIDALLDYRHRAPHATFMHPTDEHLLPVFTALGAASDHYTLAIQSLGTYQRSLAMTNYVFDPA; encoded by the coding sequence ATGCTCCCCCTCCCGTCGCTGTTCCTGTCCCATGGCGCACCCACGCTGCCTATCGATCCCTCCTTGCCTTCCGCAGAGTTCGCCACGCTGGCCTCCAGCCTGCCGCGTCCCGAGGCCGTCCTGATGCTGTCAGCGCATTGGGGCACGACAGAGCCCGTCGCCAGCATCTCGGCGCAACCGAAAACCATCCACGACTTCAATGGCTTTCCACGCCAGTTGCACGAAATTCAATACCCAGCCCCCGGCGCACCCGATGTCGCACGCCGGGCGGCAGTGCTGCTCAGCGATAACGGCATCCTTGCTCACACCCAGCCGCATGGCCTCGACCATGGCGCATGGGTGCCCATGCTGCTGATGTTCCCCAACGCCGATGTCCCGATTGCCCAGCTTTCGATCCAGCCGCATCTGGGGGCCGAGCACCATTTCCGCATGGGCCGCGCGTTGCGCTCGCTGAGAAACGATGGCGTGATGGTGATTGGCTCGGGCCAGATCACGCACAACTTGCGCGCGGCTGATTTTTCCGCGCATCGGGAAAATGCTGATCCGCGTGTCGTGGAGTTCACCGACTGGTTCGAAGCGCGTCTCGCCGTGCGCGATATCGACGCATTGCTGGACTATCGCCACCGGGCCCCTCACGCCACGTTCATGCACCCGACCGACGAGCACTTGCTACCGGTATTCACCGCGCTGGGTGCCGCTAGCGACCACTACACGCTGGCAATCCAGTCACTCGGCACTTACCAGCGCTCACTGGCGATGACGAATTACGTGTTCGATCCCGCCTGA
- a CDS encoding APC family permease, protein MKSSIQRNIGPFALMLTGLGSIIGSGWLFGAWKAAKIAGPAAICAWVIGAVVILSIALAYAELGAMFPESGGMVRYARYSHGALVGFISAWANWIAIVSVIPIEAEASIQYMSTWPYDWARELFVDGSLTTPGLLLSAALVVIYFMLNYWGVKLFARANSVITIFKFLIPGATILGLMLTGFHKENFGEASTFAPYGWASVLTAVATSGIVFAFNGFQSPINLAGEARNPAKSVPFAVIGSILIALVIYVLLQVAYIGAVSPADVMNGWSHFNFASPFAELAIALNLNWLAILLYVDAFVSPSGTGTTYMATTTRMIYAMERNNTMPKMFGNVHPFYGVPRQAMWFNLLVSFIFLFFFRGWSSLAAVISVATVISYLTGPISLMALRRTATDIERPLQIAGMRVIAPFAFVCASLVLYWARWPLTGEIILLMVVALPVYFYFQAKSGFSGWGRDLKAAWWLVAYLPTMALLSFIGSKEFGGHGVLPYGWDMLLVIAFALLFYYWGVHTGYRTEYLDERESQADILEGQGV, encoded by the coding sequence GTGAAAAGTTCTATTCAACGGAACATCGGGCCGTTTGCGCTGATGTTGACCGGGCTTGGCTCGATCATTGGATCGGGCTGGCTGTTTGGCGCATGGAAAGCGGCGAAGATCGCCGGGCCTGCGGCCATTTGCGCTTGGGTGATCGGCGCAGTAGTGATTTTGTCGATTGCGCTGGCCTATGCCGAGCTGGGTGCGATGTTCCCCGAATCGGGCGGAATGGTGCGTTACGCACGCTATTCGCACGGCGCGCTGGTGGGTTTCATCAGCGCCTGGGCGAACTGGATCGCTATCGTTTCAGTGATTCCTATTGAGGCGGAAGCGTCGATCCAGTACATGAGCACCTGGCCCTACGACTGGGCCCGAGAGCTTTTTGTGGACGGGTCGCTAACCACGCCCGGGTTACTGCTGTCGGCGGCGCTGGTGGTGATCTATTTCATGCTGAATTACTGGGGCGTGAAGCTTTTTGCGCGTGCCAATAGCGTCATCACGATTTTCAAGTTTCTGATTCCCGGTGCGACGATCCTCGGTTTGATGCTGACGGGCTTTCATAAAGAAAATTTCGGTGAAGCCAGTACGTTCGCGCCCTATGGCTGGGCGTCGGTGCTGACGGCGGTGGCGACCAGCGGCATCGTGTTTGCGTTCAATGGTTTCCAGAGCCCGATCAACCTCGCCGGTGAGGCGCGCAATCCGGCCAAAAGCGTGCCGTTTGCGGTCATCGGCTCGATTTTGATCGCGCTGGTGATTTACGTGCTGCTGCAAGTGGCTTATATCGGCGCGGTGAGCCCGGCTGATGTGATGAATGGCTGGAGCCACTTCAATTTCGCCTCGCCGTTCGCCGAACTGGCGATTGCGCTGAACCTGAACTGGCTGGCGATCCTGCTGTATGTCGATGCGTTTGTCAGCCCGAGCGGTACTGGCACGACTTACATGGCTACTACGACCCGCATGATTTACGCCATGGAGCGCAACAATACGATGCCGAAGATGTTCGGCAACGTGCATCCGTTCTACGGTGTGCCGCGTCAGGCGATGTGGTTCAACTTGCTGGTGTCGTTCATCTTCCTGTTCTTCTTCCGTGGCTGGAGCTCGCTGGCGGCGGTGATCTCGGTAGCAACCGTGATTTCGTACCTGACTGGCCCGATTAGCCTGATGGCGCTGCGGCGCACGGCGACAGACATCGAGCGGCCGTTGCAGATCGCTGGCATGCGAGTGATCGCACCATTTGCTTTTGTCTGTGCTTCGCTGGTGCTGTACTGGGCACGCTGGCCGCTGACGGGCGAAATCATCCTGCTGATGGTCGTCGCGTTGCCGGTGTATTTCTACTTTCAGGCGAAATCAGGCTTTAGCGGCTGGGGCCGTGATCTGAAAGCCGCGTGGTGGCTCGTTGCCTATCTGCCGACGATGGCGCTGTTGTCGTTCATTGGCAGCAAGGAGTTTGGCGGTCATGGTGTGTTGCCGTATGGCTGGGACATGCTGCTCGTGATTGCTTTTGCCCTGCTGTTTTATTACTGGGGTGTGCACACGGGTTACCGTACCGAGTATCTCGACGAGCGCGAGTCGCAGGCGGATATCCTCGAAGGGCAAGGTGTGTAA
- a CDS encoding cold-shock protein: METGTVKWFNDAKGFGFITPDGGGEDLFAHFSEIRSEGFKTLQENQKVTFEVKTGPKGKQAANIKPV, from the coding sequence ATGGAAACCGGTACCGTCAAGTGGTTCAATGACGCAAAGGGCTTTGGCTTTATCACGCCTGACGGCGGTGGCGAAGATCTGTTCGCGCATTTCTCTGAAATTCGCTCGGAAGGCTTCAAAACACTGCAAGAAAATCAAAAGGTTACGTTTGAAGTCAAAACGGGCCCGAAAGGCAAGCAAGCTGCAAACATCAAGCCGGTGTAA
- a CDS encoding Hsp70 family protein — MTYCAIDFGTSNSAVAVPIGEALQLAPVENAYTTLPTAVFFNTDEHSQTFGRAALEAYIDGFDGRLMRSMKSILGSALAENMTDLGDGSAIKYTDVIALFIAHLKRQAEACSGASIERAVLGRPVFFVDDDPRADHLAQQQLEAAAHSVGLREIHFQYEPIAAAFDYEAKLTQEGLVLVADIGGGTSDFSLVRVGPDRMKRVERKDDVLAHYGVHVAGTDFDRRVELSTILREVGYQALDPEGREVPNRIYFDLATWHLINTVYAPKRASELMLMRHLFTDIRHYDRLTRVVERRLGHALAARAEEAKIGIAAGGETTIDLDLIEDDLGLPFDEAQLIQAGQDETRRIVLAAHHTVLVAGVKPEDVSAIYFTGGSTGLAFLSGALAAAFAQAQPVFGDRLASVATGLGIHARRIFQ; from the coding sequence ATGACTTATTGCGCGATCGACTTCGGCACTTCAAATTCGGCTGTCGCAGTTCCTATCGGCGAGGCTTTGCAGCTAGCGCCGGTTGAGAACGCCTATACGACGTTGCCCACCGCGGTATTTTTCAACACGGATGAACATAGCCAGACATTCGGTCGTGCAGCGCTGGAAGCTTATATAGATGGCTTTGACGGCCGCCTGATGCGTTCCATGAAAAGTATTCTGGGCTCGGCGCTGGCAGAGAACATGACGGATCTGGGTGATGGTTCGGCGATCAAATACACGGACGTCATTGCGTTGTTCATCGCGCATCTGAAGCGTCAGGCCGAAGCCTGCTCGGGGGCGTCGATTGAGCGCGCGGTGTTGGGTCGCCCGGTGTTTTTTGTCGATGACGATCCGCGTGCCGATCATCTCGCGCAACAACAGCTTGAGGCGGCGGCCCATTCGGTGGGCTTGCGTGAGATTCACTTTCAGTACGAGCCGATCGCGGCGGCATTCGATTACGAAGCAAAACTGACGCAAGAAGGGTTGGTGCTGGTCGCGGATATCGGCGGCGGCACCTCTGACTTCTCGCTGGTGCGAGTGGGGCCGGACCGGATGAAGCGTGTGGAACGCAAAGATGATGTGCTGGCGCATTACGGCGTTCACGTCGCCGGAACGGATTTCGACCGCCGCGTGGAACTGAGCACGATCTTGCGTGAGGTGGGTTATCAGGCGCTGGATCCAGAAGGCCGCGAGGTGCCTAACCGGATCTACTTCGATCTGGCGACATGGCATCTGATCAACACGGTCTACGCTCCTAAACGCGCTAGCGAGCTGATGTTGATGCGTCATTTATTCACCGATATTCGCCATTACGACCGGCTCACGCGGGTGGTTGAGCGGCGTCTGGGCCATGCGCTGGCAGCTCGGGCAGAAGAGGCGAAGATTGGCATCGCGGCGGGCGGCGAAACCACGATTGATCTCGATCTGATTGAAGACGACCTGGGTTTGCCATTTGACGAAGCCCAACTGATTCAGGCGGGTCAGGACGAAACCCGGCGCATCGTGCTGGCGGCACATCACACGGTGCTGGTGGCAGGGGTTAAGCCAGAGGATGTCAGCGCGATCTATTTCACGGGGGGCTCAACCGGGCTCGCGTTTTTATCTGGCGCGCTGGCGGCAGCCTTTGCGCAGGCGCAACCGGTATTTGGCGATCGTCTGGCAAGCGTGGCAACCGGGCTTGGCATTCACGCGCGACGCATTTTTCAGTAA